The following proteins are encoded in a genomic region of Microbacterium sp. NC79:
- a CDS encoding helix-turn-helix transcriptional regulator gives MTADLETLVLLRRARDRIDRDFAQPLDVEQIARGALMSAGHFSRQFKLAFGESPYSYLMTRRIERAMSLLRTTEMSVTEICFAVGSSSLGTFSTRFTELVGVSPSAYRERGASVIPGMLPCIAKHVSRPIRNQEAAPLTRS, from the coding sequence GTGACCGCCGACCTCGAGACCCTCGTGTTGTTGCGCCGTGCACGCGACCGCATCGATCGGGACTTCGCGCAGCCGCTCGACGTGGAACAAATCGCGCGTGGCGCCCTCATGTCCGCGGGGCATTTCAGTCGCCAGTTCAAGCTGGCCTTCGGCGAGAGTCCCTACTCGTACCTGATGACGCGCCGCATTGAGCGAGCGATGAGCCTATTGCGCACGACCGAAATGTCGGTCACCGAGATCTGCTTTGCGGTCGGTTCGTCTTCGCTCGGCACCTTCAGCACCCGCTTCACCGAACTCGTCGGCGTCTCACCGAGCGCCTACCGCGAGCGCGGGGCGAGTGTGATTCCTGGCATGCTCCCGTGCATCGCAAAACATGTCAGCAGACCGATCAGGAATCAAGAAGCGGCACCGCTCACCCGGTCGTAG
- a CDS encoding iron chaperone, with amino-acid sequence MAEKSSDVLSDFEKKALKERAAELKRQARNAGKREAGLKDLLDKVAEMPQPDRALAEKIHAIVSEHAPELDPKTWYSFPAYARDGKVMIFFQPAAKFEARYATLGFQDNTNLDDGTFWATSYAVTDITPAVEKQIIALVKKAIS; translated from the coding sequence ATGGCTGAAAAATCAAGCGACGTCCTGAGCGACTTCGAGAAGAAAGCGCTGAAAGAACGTGCGGCAGAACTCAAGCGCCAGGCGCGCAACGCGGGTAAACGCGAGGCGGGCTTGAAAGATCTCCTCGACAAAGTCGCAGAGATGCCGCAGCCCGACCGCGCACTCGCCGAGAAGATCCACGCGATCGTCTCCGAGCACGCCCCCGAGCTTGACCCGAAGACCTGGTATTCCTTCCCCGCGTACGCACGCGACGGCAAGGTCATGATCTTCTTTCAGCCCGCAGCGAAGTTCGAGGCCCGCTACGCGACGCTCGGATTCCAAGACAACACGAACCTCGATGACGGCACCTTCTGGGCCACCAGCTACGCCGTCACCGACATCACCCCCGCGGTCGAAAAGCAGATCATCGCGCTCGTGAAGAAGGCGATCAGTTGA
- a CDS encoding VOC family protein has translation MSITIHTSFLPHTDAEASLAFYRDVLGFEVRLDVGYADMRWITVGAPGQDSAIVLHPATVSGTGLTEEEAAMIEQLIAKGSYFSINLASDDLDADFERIAGLGAEVVQEPIDQDYGVRDAAFRDPAGNLIRMQQKG, from the coding sequence ATGAGCATCACCATTCACACCAGTTTCCTCCCCCACACCGACGCCGAAGCCTCGCTCGCGTTTTACCGTGACGTGCTCGGTTTCGAGGTTCGCCTCGATGTCGGCTACGCCGATATGCGTTGGATTACCGTCGGCGCACCCGGACAAGATTCCGCCATCGTTTTGCACCCGGCGACCGTGTCTGGCACCGGCCTCACCGAAGAGGAGGCCGCCATGATCGAGCAACTGATCGCCAAGGGAAGCTACTTCTCCATCAACCTCGCGAGCGACGACCTCGATGCTGACTTCGAGCGCATCGCCGGGCTGGGTGCCGAGGTCGTACAAGAACCCATCGATCAGGATTACGGCGTTCGTGACGCCGCGTTCCGCGACCCCGCAGGCAACCTCATCCGCATGCAGCAGAAAGGTTAA